GCCGGACGCTCCGTGAATTCGTCGAGTCCAGAGCCGGCCACAAGGATCAGGCGGCACTGAAGGCGGCCGTCGATGCATGGTTCGACGAAGTGCGGAAGGCAGACTGGAAGAGCACTGCTGACGTCAAGCGCCATTACGCGTCGGTCAGCGTTGTATCGGCCGACCGGATCGTCTTCAACATCAAGGGCAATGACTATCGGTTGGTGGTGTCCGTTGACTTCGAAAAGGGCATCGTCTGGATCAAGTGGATCGGCACCCATGATGACTACGATCACATCGATGTGAAGGAGGTCGATATATGAAGAACCTCAAGCCAATCAAGACGCGGGCCGATTACGAGACAGCCGTGGCGGAGATGAAGCGCGTGTGGGGCGCCAA
This DNA window, taken from Candidatus Binatia bacterium, encodes the following:
- a CDS encoding type II toxin-antitoxin system HigB family toxin, encoding MSRRIIARRTLREFVESRAGHKDQAALKAAVDAWFDEVRKADWKSTADVKRHYASVSVVSADRIVFNIKGNDYRLVVSVDFEKGIVWIKWIGTHDDYDHIDVKEVDI